A DNA window from Rhipicephalus sanguineus isolate Rsan-2018 chromosome 8, BIME_Rsan_1.4, whole genome shotgun sequence contains the following coding sequences:
- the LOC119403074 gene encoding uncharacterized protein LOC119403074, which yields MPTLERMEMGDITPPYLFTEIHLMTSKPGKYVDTFAFAFSFSSEVWAGLFFSMLLITTMFTVDKCTRENSTKGMIRKLGSSFWLCCTYFFTSASHKRGAKVSTRILLGSWSLFLFIIVTALSSCLVSTMLVKGTEDHVDNLEDILRFPKLKILVERRTGFEHFIMKTTTPFFKKLQRRVELIQGSTIPGAVQDDTFDRVEGGGHVLLHERNFQDATLAARYAKRGQCSFRRAPRGLHLQAVGMMLRKSLNPDIKRTINAHLRRAFEMGLQDRPIEPFIFNASRCYVEEPEEAAAYRLEDMQGAFFSLVLGLTLSLAAFVMELTVKRCPPFSTRCRMLLDSGRKLTEGT from the exons ATGCCGACCTTGGAGAGAATGGAAATGGGAGATATTACGCCACCTTACCTCTTCACTGAAATTCACCTGATGACATCGAAACCTGGCAAATATGTCGATACTTTTGCGTTTGCTTTCTCTTTCAGCAGTGAG GTGTGGGCTGGCCTCTTCTTTTCCATGCTTCTTATTACTACGATGTTCACTGTCGACAAGTGCACTCGAGAAAACAGCACGAAGGGCATGATTCGAAAACTCGGGAGCAGTTTCTGGCTATGCTGCACGTATTTCTTCACTTCAG CGAGTCATAAAAGAGGGGCGAAGGTGTCGACCCGAATTCTACTCGGATCTTGGAGCCTCTTCTTATTCATCATTGTTACGGCGCTGAGCAGCTGCCTCGTTAGCACCATGCTCGTGAAGGGTACCGAAGATCACGTGGACAATCTTGAAGACATCCTCAGATTTCCGAAGCTCAAGATCCTCGTGGAGAGAAGGACTGGCTTTGAACATTTCATCATG AAAACAACAACACCTTTCTTCAAAAAGCTGCAGCGTCGAGTAGAACTCATTCAAGGCTCAACCATTCCGGGAGCAGTTCAAGATGACACCTTTGACCGCGTCGAGGGTGGAGGTCACGTGCTCCTGCACGAGCGCAACTTCCAGGATGCCACGTTGGCGGCCCGCTACGCGAAGCGTGGCCAATGCAGCTTCAGACGGGCGCCTCGAGGTCTGCACCTGCAGGCCGTGGGCATGATGCTGAGGAAGAGCCTGAACCCGGACATCAAGCGCACCATAAACGCTCA ccTTAGGAGGGCATTCGAAATGGGCCTCCAGGACAGGCCAATTGAACCGTTCATATTCAACGCGTCCAGATGCTACGTCGAAGAGCCCGAAGAAGCTGCCGCCTACCGACTGGAAGATATGCAGGGGGCGTTCTTTTCCTTGGTGTTAGGGCTGACCCTTTCCTTGGCAGCTTTCGTGATGGAGCTCACAGTGAAGCGCTGTCCACCGTTCAGTACGAGATGCCGCATGCTACTGGACAGTGGACGTAAATTAACCGAAGGAACCTAA